Genomic DNA from Novipirellula galeiformis:
GCCTGAGACAACGTCATGGAAATCTGTTTGGCATCGGATGCCAAAGGACTCTCGGGGAACTCACTAATCAATTGATCGAAGCGGCGACGCGCTTCGGCTTTTCGCTGCATCCGATACAAACAGCGACCGTAGTTAAACAAAATCACATCCAAAAAGATTGCATCGGGATGATTGTCTAGCACCGTTTCAAAGGTATCGATGGCGCGATCAAAGTCTTCGCGTTGATAGTAGTAATCCGCCATCTTGGCGACGGCTTCGCCAACACGACCGCTGTCCGGGAAATGGTCAAACACCTTTTTGTATTCCTGGAATGCGCGGTCGCCGAGTTCTGCACCTCCACGCTCGCCCGCCGCTTCCGCCATCTTTTGGTAAACTTCGGCAATCCCGAATTGAGCTTCGCCACGCAGTTGGCTCTGCTCCATCTCCACCAAGCGAGTGTAGATGCCGATGGCGCGTCGAAAGTTCTCTTGTTTGATTGCCACTTCTCCCAACTGCAACAACGCATCGTCCACAAAACCGCTGTTGGGAAATTCGCGTTGTAATTTTTGGCACATGGTCGCGGCTAATTCCAAGCGTTCCATCTCAAAGTAGATGTGCCAAAATTGGACGTAGGTTTCCTCCAGCATCCGGCCGCCGAGACGGCGTGCATCCACCATGATTTCTTCGCAAACGTCCAATGCGGCTTCATATTTCTCAGTTGCCTTTTGCTTCAGCCCGAACTCCTTGTAACGGTTGCCGATCTTGGTCAACGCACTGGCCGTTTTAAGCTGAGTTTGTACACGCAATTCATGGTCGGAGATCTCCGCTCGCGTTACACGCACGCCGCCAATGTTGCCCTCTAAACAGCGAGCCTTCGCCATTAACGTTTTCTCTCCCTCGTCACTGTTGGATTGATCAAGGTAGGTCAAACGCAATTGGTCACTCGGTAATGCCCCAAGCGACTGGTCATTCGGATCGAGCGTGTCGGTTTTGACTAACGCAACCGTTCCGTAGAAAACGCCTGTGTGAATGGCGTGAACTGGATTGGTGATGGGCACGTTGGTCGTTGCCGCTAGCTGCGAGGCCGTTGATTCGTCCTGGGTTGATTCGTCTTGGGGGGAACGGTCCAGCGGTGTGTCACTTCGCGCGATGCCTTGTTGTTGTTCGGTAAGTTCACTTTCGATGAGCGTGACTTCGAGTCGATCGACTTGTTTGTAACGGTCGATCTCGTCTTCGTTATCGGCATCGGATGTCGCATGTCGCTTGGTCATCTCGCTTTCGAGTTCTTCGTCCGTCTTCAAACGATAAATCTCGACAAGTGCCATCAGTGAGTCCGCCTCGTCCGAAACGTCACGGTCCGGATCGACAACTCGCAGATTCACGTTTTTGTCCAAGACCACTCCGCTGAGCGTTTCTTCGAATGCACCATCGGTAATCGCAACCACACCATCGCCAACGACGCGGACTTCCATCACCACCGGGACTTTCAGCTGCTTTTCGGCGGTGTGCTCGTCAATGTAGGTCACGCTAACCGTGTCGCCTCCTTTGACTTCTAAGAAACCATTGCCTGGGATCGGGGTGCCAAGTCGCGAAGCAATTGATCCCAGCACCAAACGAACGTTACGGCCGACGGAGTAACAGATGGCTTCCTCCAAATCACCACCGCTCGATTTGCACTGAACCTTGACTCCGGTTTCCGGTCCAAGGATGGCTAAATCGGCATCCTCGATTTTGATAAAGAACCGCTTTCCCGCTTCCAACTTGTTGCCATCGGTCTTATCGCTCGAAAGCGTGGTGCCCACTTTCTCTAACGCGTCAATCGCTCGACTGTAGTGCGCCAATTGAAAGTGACCGAGCCCGATGTAGTAATAGGCTTGGTTCACTTCAGGGCTGGTCGGAAAGGATTCGATGACGCTACGCATCAATTGAAAGCACTTGCCGTAATTCCTGGCGTGATAGAAACAGATGCCCATCTTCAACGTTGCTTCAGCACGCTGTGTTTGATCCGTGTTCGCTTCGTCGGCGACCGGTTCAAATTGAACACGGGCACGATCGTAGGCGCGGTCACGCTCGAGAAAATAGTCGCCGAGTCTCATGTGGGCGACGAAACGAACTTTGCTGCGCGGGTAGCGTTCAATCACCGATTGCCAAATCTCAACCGCCTTAGAGACCTCCTCCGCTTCGTAACGCGTGTCGCCGGCGGCGACCAATTTTTGCGCAGCACGGTCTTCGACTAGCGAACCTCGAGGTGCGGTTTGTGCCGAAACGATAACACCCCTTACTGACCATGTTGTCAGCAATGAAACGAGAATCGCAAAACGCAAGGCAGCATTTAGTCGGTGGGGTCGCATTGAAGGTGACAAAGGTGGGGAACGGAAGCGTTGGAATGCTCCCTATCTTAGATAGAAAAGTTGGTCTCGGTGAATCATTTTGGGCCTTGGAAGCTACGGCAGCACGGAGGGCTGAGCCCCTTGCCATTTAAATTTTTCGCCGTTCATGGATCTCTCAACTCTGCGTCAACGGATGGCGAGTGTTTCAACTGCGTTAAGCGTGGGAGCGTTAGAGCTTGATAACGTTTCTTCGGCACGGATCAACGACAACGAATTTTAACAGCTACCGTGCACCAAATCGCAATCGGTAATCTGGTAGCCGCACTAGAACCTATTGAAAATGGATGCGGGATGTCGGGCCGGTTCCCACCGGCCAATCACAAGCTAGCCAATCCCAAGCCGTCTGGTGGGAACCGGCCCGACGACCGATCTCAAAAACACTTTAGGCGAATAAATTCTTAATCACGGTGCCTTTGTCAACCAGCATCATCGGACGCCCTTGGGGTGTGATCACTTCTTTGTCTGGATCGATTCCCAAGGCGTAACAAATCGATGCGTGAATATCAGAAACCTGGACAGGGTTGTCTTTGGGGGTTCCCCCGTCTTCGTCGCTCGAACCGATCACCGTTCCGCCGTGGATACCCCCGCCCGCAAGGAAGGCACTAAAGCATTTTGGCCAGTGATCTCGCCCCGCGTCTTCGTTAATGCGTGGGGTGCGGCCAAATTCCGACAACATAATGATCATCGTCTTGTCGATCATCCCGCTGTCGGCGAGGTCTTCGATCAGCGAACCGAGCGCCGGGTCCATGACCTCGCCATGTTCTCGCATTTTGAAAAAGTTATCACCGTGGGTATCGAAACCACCGCGGTTAATTTGAACAAAACGAACACCTTGCTCGACCAACCGTTTGGCTAACAAGGCACCACGGCCAAAGGGAGTGTCACCGTAACGCTCGCGATCCCGTTGAGGAACCTTGTCTAATTCAAACGCCGTCAAGGCTGGACTTTGCATCAGCCGCACCGCTTCGTCGATCGACGTCGAGGTTGACGTCAATCGAGAGTCCGACGTGCCTCGATTAAAGCGGCCGTTGAAACGTTCCAGTGTTTCAAGCCGTTTGCTGCCACGCTGCTGCGTCACTCCCGCAGGAAACTTCAAGTAAGGATCGGGGTCACCGGGATTGGCGATAAAGTAAGCTTCACACCGCTGCCCTAAATAGCTGGCTGTTCTCGCTTGACCACTAATGGAGATAAAGGAGGGGAGATCGCCGCGTTTTGTCTTCTCATGTGCGATCACCGAACCGATCCCAGGATGTTGCACGGGCCCAGGCAGGAAACTTGTCTGCAAATGATAGGCCGCACGCTCATGAGCGCCTTGGGTGCCGGCGATCGAGCGAATCAGCGCCGCATGATGCATCTGTTTGGCAACGGTCGGAAAGATTTCCGAAATTTGAATGTCGGCGACCGAGGTTCGGATCGCAGCGAATTCTCCCTGGGTGGGACGTCCCGGTTTGGGATCCCAGGTGTCGATGTGGGACATGCCACCGCCGTTCCAAAACAGGATCACGTTTTCGCATGTTGCCGCGTGGTCTCGACCCGAGGCGGCCAGTAATTGAGGGATCGGCATCCCCAATAACGTGGCGCCGGCCGCCGAGCCTGCCATCATTTGGCGACGCGACAACTTGTAACCTTGGCATCCAAACATGATTCGGCTCCGGTGCGGAAATTAAACGGTACAGTGAGAGCGGTCGATTCGCCTACGGTAAAAAACGAAACTCGTTACAGTTCAGTAGGATCCAACGGAAATCGGCGAATCCGGTCATCGTGTCACTTCCTTCGGCAACGATTTGTTTCGCTTCGATTACTTCTTCCGTCGTTGGCAATCGCGTCAGAATCTCGACGTAGGTGTAGCGAACGGCGCGAGTTAAATCTTGATCAGGCCCAACGAGCATGGGGTAGACCGGTTCAAGCGAACCGACCCGGGCCGCCTCGTGGGTTAATTGTCCATTGAGCATCATCAGGGCCTGACGCATCGAAGCATTCTCAGGACGGTCTTCGCCGAGATCCACTCGCGAAGGTTGACCGAACAATCGCAAGAAGTGGCCGGCCGGGGCCGGTGTTGCCATTCGATAAGCGGAGCTGAACTGAGGATTGTCATCAATCGTTCTTTCCACAATCTTGGTCACATATTTCATTCCCAATTTTGGTTTGGGGTTCTCCTTCATTCGCATCGCTTCGATTTCTGCTCGCGACATTTTCTCCATCGCTTCAATCATCGGTGCGTCTTCTTTGACGGTTAGTAACTCGCCAAAATCCAATTCAATTGCTTTCTCGAGTCCATAGTTTTCCGCCGAAGCCATCATCGAATCTTGCATCGCGGGGGTTTGATTCATGTCACTATCGCTTGCAATGTCTGGCGCCGCAGTGGATGCTTGCGAACCAGAGTCCGCTTGCGTGTCGGGGTCAACGGGGACGCGGACGCGTTGTTTGATCACGCGAAGATTTTGGCCCGCCAAATGTTTCGGTTCGCTGAGATGACCCGCCGTGACGATGCTATCGTACATCGCCTCGGCCTTCATTCGCCGCATC
This window encodes:
- a CDS encoding tetratricopeptide repeat protein, whose amino-acid sequence is MRFAILVSLLTTWSVRGVIVSAQTAPRGSLVEDRAAQKLVAAGDTRYEAEEVSKAVEIWQSVIERYPRSKVRFVAHMRLGDYFLERDRAYDRARVQFEPVADEANTDQTQRAEATLKMGICFYHARNYGKCFQLMRSVIESFPTSPEVNQAYYYIGLGHFQLAHYSRAIDALEKVGTTLSSDKTDGNKLEAGKRFFIKIEDADLAILGPETGVKVQCKSSGGDLEEAICYSVGRNVRLVLGSIASRLGTPIPGNGFLEVKGGDTVSVTYIDEHTAEKQLKVPVVMEVRVVGDGVVAITDGAFEETLSGVVLDKNVNLRVVDPDRDVSDEADSLMALVEIYRLKTDEELESEMTKRHATSDADNEDEIDRYKQVDRLEVTLIESELTEQQQGIARSDTPLDRSPQDESTQDESTASQLAATTNVPITNPVHAIHTGVFYGTVALVKTDTLDPNDQSLGALPSDQLRLTYLDQSNSDEGEKTLMAKARCLEGNIGGVRVTRAEISDHELRVQTQLKTASALTKIGNRYKEFGLKQKATEKYEAALDVCEEIMVDARRLGGRMLEETYVQFWHIYFEMERLELAATMCQKLQREFPNSGFVDDALLQLGEVAIKQENFRRAIGIYTRLVEMEQSQLRGEAQFGIAEVYQKMAEAAGERGGAELGDRAFQEYKKVFDHFPDSGRVGEAVAKMADYYYQREDFDRAIDTFETVLDNHPDAIFLDVILFNYGRCLYRMQRKAEARRRFDQLISEFPESPLASDAKQISMTLSQAGF
- a CDS encoding DUF1501 domain-containing protein, with the translated sequence MFGCQGYKLSRRQMMAGSAAGATLLGMPIPQLLAASGRDHAATCENVILFWNGGGMSHIDTWDPKPGRPTQGEFAAIRTSVADIQISEIFPTVAKQMHHAALIRSIAGTQGAHERAAYHLQTSFLPGPVQHPGIGSVIAHEKTKRGDLPSFISISGQARTASYLGQRCEAYFIANPGDPDPYLKFPAGVTQQRGSKRLETLERFNGRFNRGTSDSRLTSTSTSIDEAVRLMQSPALTAFELDKVPQRDRERYGDTPFGRGALLAKRLVEQGVRFVQINRGGFDTHGDNFFKMREHGEVMDPALGSLIEDLADSGMIDKTMIIMLSEFGRTPRINEDAGRDHWPKCFSAFLAGGGIHGGTVIGSSDEDGGTPKDNPVQVSDIHASICYALGIDPDKEVITPQGRPMMLVDKGTVIKNLFA